DNA from Amorphoplanes friuliensis DSM 7358:
CAGCAGCCCGTCGGCCGGCAGGTGGAGGATCTGCCGCAGACCGGCGACGAGCGGGCTGGCGGCCAGGGCGGCGCCGAGGAAGACCAGCCGCCCGGACGACAGGCGGTCGACCGGAGCCGGTCCTTCACGGGCGAGCTCACCGGCCGAGGAGTCCAGCGCCGCCAGACCCAGCAGCAGGTACGCGACCAGGAAGAACATCTCGGTCCAGCCGGGTCGTCCGCTGGTCATCGTGCCGGTGGACAGCGCCAGGATCACGTTGCCGGTCAGGGCCAGCAGCAGCGCCCAGATGAGCATCACCAGGGCCGGCAGCGCCACCTCGGCCACTTTCCAGACCCGGATGAGCGCGCCGAGGACCCCGACGAGGACGAGGACGCTGATCAGGAGCGCGGCCTCCTCGCCGGTGTCCGTACCGAGGGACTCCAGGCGGGGGAAGATCAGGGCGGTCCAGACGAGCCCGCCCAGGCCGATGGCGGTGACGGAGACGTCGAGCAGGCCACCGATGTCGTTGCGCCCCCGGCGGAGCACCAGGAGGATCGCCGCGACCAGCAGCGAGGCGTGGCCGGCCGTGATGAGCAGCTCGGAGGGCATGCGCCAGGCCGGCCCGCCGAACGTGGTCAGCGTGTTGCCGGCGGTCAGCACGCTCATCGCGAACGCCAGGATCCACCACACCCGCGAGGGTCCGCGTCCCTCGCTGCGGGCCGTCGCCACGAGCGGCACGACGGTGCAGGCGGAGACCAGCAGGTAGGTGACCGAGCGGACGTCGAGAGGAAGCACCGGGTGCGCCACCGTCATGAGCCCGGTGACGCCCAGATACCAGCGGCGGGCCTTCTTCACTTCTCACCATTCGGCCGGGCCGGAGGCGGGGTGAGCGTTCCCGTGAACCCCCGGCGTTGTAAACACGTAACAATGAGCGCGACGGCTTGCGACCGCCGGGGTGTTCCCGACCCCGGCACTTCGCGTGGAGGAAGGACGTTCATGACGGAAAAGGCACAGATCGGCGTAACCGGTCTGGCGGTGATGGGGCGCAACCTGGCCCGGAACTTCGCCCGCCACGGCCACACGGTTGCGCTGCACA
Protein-coding regions in this window:
- a CDS encoding GGDEF domain-containing protein, with the translated sequence MKKARRWYLGVTGLMTVAHPVLPLDVRSVTYLLVSACTVVPLVATARSEGRGPSRVWWILAFAMSVLTAGNTLTTFGGPAWRMPSELLITAGHASLLVAAILLVLRRGRNDIGGLLDVSVTAIGLGGLVWTALIFPRLESLGTDTGEEAALLISVLVLVGVLGALIRVWKVAEVALPALVMLIWALLLALTGNVILALSTGTMTSGRPGWTEMFFLVAYLLLGLAALDSSAGELAREGPAPVDRLSSGRLVFLGAALAASPLVAGLRQILHLPADGLLLAFGTVLIVPLVMIRVGRLAAERRGAEAALRHQATHDPLTGLPNRAELITRLDAALARERLLGRPAVVLLFCDLNGFKDVNDRLGHTAGDELLTGIGVRIRAGLRAGETIARYGGDEFLVLCEEEAQAQAAHRLTTHIEHALAEPFTLAGRPVHASASVGAVISDGGSGAEELISRADQAMYRAKQRHHAAA